A portion of the Archocentrus centrarchus isolate MPI-CPG fArcCen1 chromosome 19, fArcCen1, whole genome shotgun sequence genome contains these proteins:
- the clrn3 gene encoding LOW QUALITY PROTEIN: clarin-3 (The sequence of the model RefSeq protein was modified relative to this genomic sequence to represent the inferred CDS: deleted 2 bases in 1 codon) encodes MPSTDKTLHFTSSALATSVSIGLIGYGMSTEWAKTTMDCASNGTATIILNLFDGIIKKSCPLFGGQAKFQVIPALADGETAPVVLHGLVLCLLVLCLLFSACSILISLYNSVSNPYETYLGPVGVYICSSLSVCLSVLVLILFVVNISVTNMAEALAEKFTENLSPSDLRNKVTVMQPGYYLVIPYTVLALIAIALIYAYDHAAYTRKKEQQKPTEDAPVDLTMY; translated from the exons ATGCCTTCCACAGACAAGACTCTGCATTTCACATCCAGTGCATTGGCTACTTCTGTATCCATTGGGCTGATTGGATATGGCATGTCAACAGAGTGGGCTAAGACAACCATGGATTGTGCATCGAATGGAACTGCTACAATCATCCTGAACCTTTTTGATGGA ATTATTAAGAAATCTTGCCCCCTATTTGGAGGTCAAGCTAAGTTTCAAG TGATTCCTgcattggcagatggagaaactGCCCCTGTAGTCCTACATGGTTTGGTTCTGTGCCTTCTGGTCCTCTGTCTGCTgttttcagcatgcagcatccTCATCTCGCTCTACAACAGTGTCAGCAACCCTTATGAAACCTACCTGGGGCCAGTTGGAGTCTACATCTGCAGCTCTCTCAGTG tTTGCTTGTCTGTGTTAGTCCTTATCCTATTTGTGGTGAACATCAGTGTGACCAACATGGCAGAAGCCTTGGCAGAAAAGTTTACTGAGAATCTTTCACCCTCAGACCTGAGGAACAAGGTTACAGTGATGCAGCCAGGATACTACCTGGTCATCCCTTACACAGTGCTCGCTCTCATTGCCATCGCATTGATCTACGCCTACGACCATGCAGCCTACACACGCAAAAAAGAGCAGCAGAAGCCGACAGAGGATGCGCCTGTGGACTTAACGATGTATTAG